Genomic window (Pleurodeles waltl isolate 20211129_DDA chromosome 2_2, aPleWal1.hap1.20221129, whole genome shotgun sequence):
accaggtctagATAAAGAACCCCTCGTGATCGGccaagaaatgccgactgagactgtccacatgTACGTTGAGTACCCCTGCCAGATGGTTTgcaactatgcaaatccgatggtcctgcacCCAGGACCAGATCCACAGAGCCTCTCTGAAGAGAAGATACCACCCTACTCCCCccgcttgttgatgtaccacatcgcagtagtgttgtctgtcatgACTTGCACTGACTGACTGTgaatggacgggaggaaggccttgagagctagacaTACTTCCTGcagttctaacagattgatgtgaaacatctgttctactggagaaccaaggcctctgatctccaggtcccccagatgagctcccaacCCTAGAGTGAAAGCATCCGTTATAACCGCGGCTACTGGAGGTTTGGAGGCAAAGtttccttccttgggaaaggttgctacTCACAGCCAtccatcgtagatccactgcagcatctctggagatcgttattgactcctcGAAATACCGTTTGTGTTGAAaacactgcttgcggaggcaccactggagagccctcatatgctaaagtgcatgagtgaccaacagaatgcaagaagcgaacagactgagcagaaGTAGGACCTTGAGGATCGGAACAgctgctcccttttgaaacattggaatcaacacctgagTGTCCTGACTCCGTTGAGGCAGAgggtaggcctgattcaatgttgtatccagttttgcccctatgaacaggaggtgctgagagggctccaggtgagacttgggcatgtttaccataaagcccaggttgaacaacaactgtgttgtcatttgcaagtgatgcagcacaagctctggcttttatcagccaatcgtccaggtaagggaatacagatactctcttccttctgaggtccgctgcaaccaccgtcatcaaatttgtgaagacttgaggtgcggaagtaagaccaaaaggaaggaccgcaaactggtagtgttgtgggCCCCTACAACAAacaggagatacttcctgtgcaacttcagaagggggatatgaaaataagcatcctgcaagtcgacagacaccatccagtcttccttgttcagcaCCAGAaacacctgtgctagagtcagtatttttaatttctcctgtttgaggaaccaattcaaaatccttaggAAATATCTCAAATagtatccctgacccctttcctgctctggaaccaactccactgtacactttaACAAAAGGACTTGTACCTcgtgctgaagcaacaggagatgatctccCGTGGAAAACGAATGACAGGGAGGGATAGGAGGgcgaaactcccaaaagggaagggcataacctttccccacaatattcagcacccaagagtccgaGATGAgtaactcccacttgtggagaaaatgaaatagcctTCCCCCTATGGAAGATGGAGAGAAACTAGGCATGCTTTCCTTGTTGGGTTCCCCCAGAGGAAAAAGATGAGATGggaggctgctgagtggctccttgtgttctaaccctcccccgccctctataagacctatagagagggttggcagggtgctgcatgctggactgtggccttccacaaAAATAGGACCCacagccaaaccccctaaacctctgaAAATACCTAAAGGGTGTGGACGCTGAACCCAGGAGACCCAAGGACCTTGCAGTAGCGCTGCTGTCTTTAAAAcactccaaagcagagtcagccttggATCCAAACAACTTCTTGCCATCAAACGGTAGGTCCAACAAAGTTGTATGAACATCcgtggaaaagccagaagacctaagccatgcatgcctcctggtcgcCACTGAAGTGTCCATTGCCCTGGCAACTAAATCAGCGGTATCCAAACCCGACTGGATAACCTGCTTGGCCGCCGCTTGAGTGTCCAACaggagctcatcaaactgcccctgcacatcctgaggcaagcttggcaccacagctcttgccgtgttcatcagggcatgaatatacctccccagcacacagatAGCATTGaccgacttcaaggccatactgcacgaGGAGAAACCATTCTTTGCTGCTTGCTCCATCAGCTTAGACTCTCTATCCGATGGAGTAGCAGGGAATGAACCAGGTGCACATCGGGCAGAACAAGATgcttgcactaccaagctctcaggtgttggatgctTAGACAAAAACTGTCGCTCCCcaggagcaactctgtacctcctagccacagtcctggaaactgCTGGAGTTGTGACAGGTTTTCTCCAAATGTCTAAAAGTAAGGGCATCATTGAAAGGGAGTAGGGGCTCCGCAgacataatcaaatcaaatcaaatcattaacatttataaagcgcgctactcacctgtgcgggtctcaaggcgctaggggaaaaaagggggggttaacgctgctcgaacagccaggtctttaggagtctccggaaagcggagtggtcctgggtggtcctgaggctggtggggagggagttccaggtcttggccgccaggaaggagaaagatctcccacccgccgtggagcggcggatgcgagggacagcagcaagtgcgaggccagaggagcgcaggtggcgggtggggacgtagaagctgaggcgtctgttgaggtattccggtcccttgtcgtggagggctttgtgtgcatgggtgagaagtcggaaggtgatccttttgctgactgggagccaatgcaggtgtctcaggtgtgcggagatgtggctgctgcggggtacgtctaggatgaggcgggccgaggcgttttgaatgcgttgcaggtgattttggagtttggctgtggtcccggcgtagagggtgttgccgtagtccaggtggctcgtgacgagggcgtgggtcacggtttttctggtgtcggcggggatccagcggaagatcttacggagcatgcggagggtgaggaagcaggcggaggacacggcgttgacttgcttagtcatggtgagaagagggtccaagatgaagccgaggttgcaggcgtggtctgtgggggtcggtgcggtgccgagggccgacggccaccaggagtcgtcccaggcggacggggtgttgccgaggatgaggacttccgttttttcagagttcagctttaggcggctgagcctcatccaatctgcgacgtccttcataccctcttgtaggttggtcttggcgctggcggggtccttggtgagggagagtataagttgggtgtcgtcggcgtagaaggtgatgatgatgtcgtgcttgcgtacgatgttggcgagggggctcatgtagacattgaagagtgtcgggctgagtgatgagccttgaggtacgccgcagatgatctcggtgggttctgagcgaaacggagggaggtaaactctttgtgaacggtttgcgaggaaggaggcgatccagtccagggcctggccttggatcccggtggagcggaggcgggtgattagggtgcggtgacagacggtgtcaaaggcagccaagaggtcgaggagaatgagggcgactgtttcaccgttgtccatcagggttctgatgtcgtctgtgactgagatgagggcggtttcagtgctgtggttggttcggaatccggtttgtgaggggtcgagcaggttgttgtcttccaggaaggtggtcagctgtttgttgacggtcttctctattatattatattatagaggaaggatgcaacacctcagtcaagATGTTCGTCTTCACCTCCGATGCTGGTAAAGGAAGTTCCAAGAGTTCAGCAGCCTTTCTTATAACACTGTGATAAGATGCTACCTCCTCTGTGAATTTGCcaggggatgaaagatcccactcaggggatgtatctaggccacttgcagagtccagaccctgaaatTCACCCAAAGGCTCAGGAATATCCCCTACCTCCAACAGCTGTTGCCGATACTCCTGCTTCCCCAAGAGCCTCAAGGACCTCCTCCttgacctcagtctggcctctaacCGCAGCGTCAACAGAGAATTAGCCGACATCGATGACGCCAGTTTCAAAACAGATGGATGCTCTGGCGGAGGAGATGGTAGAGATACACAGCATCCCGATCAGGATCGATCCGGCGCCGGCATCGATTCCATCGGCGCCGTCGACAACATCATCTGGCACTGAACCAGCACCTTCAGCTGGATAGAAGGGTACAAACAGGGCCTGTTTGTACGGCACCGGCGAGCCCAGAGAGAAAGCTAAttgacccgtgggaccagccagtgcaccagcaggggccaagcTCTTTTGAAAATGCTAAGCATAGCATTAAGGAACGCTGCTGGATCCGCTTCCAGAGTccggaaggcaggaaacctctgctcatccTGAGGCGCTTGGGCCGAATCCAAAGCTTGTGCCACCGGCTCCTGAGTTAACAGaggagaaaagtgaaccggaggacTCGCCCGGGACTCGAAGACCTCAGTCAACGACAGCGCaggagaagcctgtggactctgaggctaAGGAGTGATCATTGGACTGACCTTCCACGCCGTACGGTGCTGTCTCGGAGGGGACTGAGACCGATCTCTGGAAGATTGGCGTCAAGAATCGTGCCAGCGTCGCTTCTAATGAGACCTCGAGGACTTATGTGAGGAAGAGTTCCTCGCCTTAGATCTTCAATGACTCTTAAGCTTCTTCGTAGCTTTTGCCAAGAAGAACTTCgcctctctctccttcaaggcCTTTGGGTTCATCCGCTGGCAGGACATGCACCCCTCCACGTTGTGGTCCGAGCTTAGGCACCACAAGCAGGCCTCATGAGGATCTGTGACCGACATGAGACCCCCGCACTCGTGACAAGGCTTCAAAGCCCGGTGGAGACACTGTGCCTAGACAACAAGAACAGCTTCGAAACAGTAACTGTTCGAGAGCCAGgaaaaaccgttagcgtcgaaggcacggataaaagggaactgacgtcagcacgccggtgagggcttcttattgccacgatgacgtcagatggaatcacgtgcggagccgtgcaattgtgacgtcctcgtcggcaTGAAGAGCTAGGAAGAAATTTTCctttgaatgctggtgcattgggagaattcatgaagtgaggaatccacaggtagctactgtatccattaGAAACACAGTTATTTAAAATGTGCTCTCTTAAAATTAGGTTATACAATCCCTGGTAGTCACTTACTTTGCTccaatgcaaccagccttccagagctttcacagaacagCCCACAAAGTGTACCTAATTTTGGGATGACTCTTTCTTGGTCtttctgaacttgatcctatactgttcagtagtTAGACCAAACCCTTCTAACAGTGCTGCCTTCAAaactgtgttattgtatgcatcctcttctctgacagtgacgAGATTGTCTattcctttgtcagagaaggagagccatagaattgctgcccactgtctttgggGGACCCTacgtaccttacaggccctctccaaagcagtgaaccatttatagatataggccctcattatgacaaaggcggtaaaaactgcctaccgccacaacgacggccgtcaaaagaccgttgctgcggctaccatccgttcagcaaattatgaccacagccagatttccgccacaagaagggcggaaatctggctgtggccatactggcagacggtggtaaggtggtgctgctatcaccagcagtgccacgccagtaaaCCGTCGCCAGCTGTATTTTgtgaaataatacagcctggtagtGTTCTGCAGGCGGGCGCTGCTGACGGAAGCAGCACCCCATCCTGTCCCCTGCTGGCAGGCCCCTggattctgacaggggaggggggagttgtgtgggcgggggtgtgcatgtatgtgtgagtgtgtgcatgaatgtgagtgtgtgtttactgTTGTTTGCGTGCGCGTATGAAtatatgtgagtgcgtgtatgaatggaaatgtgaatgcgtgtctgcgtgtaagtttggatgtgtgcgtgaatgaatgaatgcatgcgtgtatgtattcGTGTATATCTGTGTGGATGAGAGTGTGTTATGAAcgccacgaaagccatggcggtaggcaaggtCATGATACCTCTGGCAGCACAATAGtggttgccgggctggagattgttatctatagcctagcggctgctaccgccatggcggtcggagtggtacattggcggattggctttagccaacccaccaatgtcataaggtGGCGGTaagtagcgccagcctgttggcggtactaccgccatattATCTCCGAcccctggggtcataatgacccccataatctcccaaCTTGTAGGATGGGACCATCTTGTTCAAGTTTctagagtcaaaagagtcctcctTGACCCTGGTGTCACTGAAACTGAAATTACTGTCACCGTGAggtactaaccccaaaccctgcctttctctctccactgccagaGCCTCACTATCTAGGGCAAGCCTCAGcttagcctcctccaatctcagttgTCTCAATTCCCTGTCTAGGAAATCCTCTTCTGAATTAgaacagtgggtcccctcagatactgaggttaAGTGAGAGTTAGCAGATGAGGACCTATTCCTCCTTCTAGGGACCCTCTGAACCAGGCCTCTAGGAGTACAGGTGGCCCTACTAGTGTGCCCCCCTTCTTACTACCTACTAGGCTTCTGGCGGGGCTGTGATGATCCCCAGTGTGTTCCTGATCTATCCTATCTAAGATTGGTGGATCAAACTctacttcctgttcctcctcctagcCATCAGCAGTATCATGATCAGCCTAGAGGAGCAACCCCAGAAGCAGACTCTTGTTGGAATTCCTCCTAGTCTCCAGTTTCCTAGAGGCACACATCTCCCCAACTCTTGAAAAGTTAGACTCTCATACTGAGGATCCAAGGCCTGAGATgtgtgctctactgaagacatgaggtctagctagagtggtgtatGGGTCCCTAACTACACTAACACTAGGCTCCCAgtaaagtttggagcaagggctaagCCAGACCCCTGGCTTACCCAAACCCAGGACACTAGAACCCTAACAATAAGTGTACAGTGTACCTACATTTAGtactggtctttcctgtggaaagtacctagTGACtgagtggtaaggcaattgtaaGTGTCTTATTGCACCGCTGCACCTCTGATGTTatcaccgtataccaggtccagggatcccctattagtcaggtgtagacagtgtctaggaagccagggctctctagaggtagctgtggatgagtagccaagacttatctaggagacatgcaaagcttatgcaataccactacagtcacacaacacttacacacatgaaagaaccacacagtgtaacaaaaataaaggtactgcatTATGGTAACACAATTACTACATTACTGTTTAGGCAATTACCCACTGGAAGGTGAGTAAACATCTATTATATACACAGTAGAAGTCTAGGATTGGCATATAAAGCTGTAGAAAactaaaataacagaaaataatgtaggccctaggggaagaccaaaccatatactaagtaaatggaatgcaaaagtcagtctcccacccaaggaaggggaatctgtagaggggagctggaggaactaggaaccctaaaaggtaagtaccagggtgcccccaacaaccagaagagaagaggtaagtacctggtttttccccaaactcACAGGTAAGCTTTGGAAAagaactgtgcaagacccaagcaagactggaagaaaccaaaggtggatcctgacagaaaaaccctgcaaaggaaggggaccaagtccagttcaagttggagtgtccagttggggcaggagctactacccacccttctggagatcaGGACCAGGTTGGTGATGAAGACAAGGAGccagctgtgcagcactggagcagaagaagagttccagaaatGAGGCAGACGATGTCCCACGATGGTccaagagttgcagtcagtcagtggtgatggaaaaccaccaacaagccttggcaaaggcaaaaattgcagatgaagagttgcagagctgctggaaaCCAGGAAGGTGTAGTGGGACTcatcccaaggaggggagtcccaggtgaccctcagcagtgaggagagttagAAGATGatgatgcagcccccacaggcaactcaccctggagggagaccctaaatagcctaggaAGGGGTTTGGGCACCAAGgagggtgaccacttatcaggaagggctgtgaagtcacctgcctgacctggccactcagatgctccgaggGGCCTgcaccaaccttggattcaagatggcagaatcaaggggccaccggaaggagatctgggcaccatccctgggaaagtgatggacaggggagtggttactcccgtttccattgtccagtttcacgccagagcagggactgggggtccctggaatggtgcaaactggtttatgcaaggagagcaccaaatgtgcccttcaaagcataccagtggcttggggaggctacccctcccaagccgtgtaacacctatttccaaagggagagggtgttgcctccctcccaaaggaaatccattgttctgccttcctctgcctgagctagtcaagcagcaggcaggcagaaccctgtctgtggggtggcagcaaagcaggctgcccggaaaaccccagaagactggtaagagcaatgctggggttcctctaaggagcccccagcgtgcatgaaatcatacaaccaatactggcaaccgtattggggtatgattcggacatgtttgataccaaacatgcccaggttcggagttaccattatatagctggacattggtagtggcctgtgtccagtacatAGGTAAAATGTCTTCCCCCACTTATGAAGTACAGGAAAATACagttggagttcataggggcacttcTACTCATTCAGGAGTgccctctgcaccctgtcctgtgggctaggagggcctgccatatgggtgacttacagtgacctggtgcagtgacctgtggtgaaagggtgcatgcaccttttcacgcaggctgccaagGAAGGCCATGCGAACACATTGAacatgggctcccataggtggcataatacatgctgcaccccatggggatcccctggtgccccaccACCCTGCGTACCTAGGTAGAAAATAATAGGGatttacatgggggtaccagtatgccaattgtggcgtgtactaagtcctaagcaaccaaattgagAGAAAggcagcacagtcactggggtcctggttagcagcattccagtgaacacagtcaaaacacactgacagtaggcaaaaagtgggggtaaattTGCAATCCAAacagtttctgagggagcatggaggcactttaGGGAACTTTCTAGGGCATTTCAgtggagtcccacattgctggaggagttgaagatatttttgggccttatgctcaaaatggggtgaGTGCAAAAACACACTGTGATGGGGCGCCCGGGCTTACTTACACGGACGGAGCAGCAGCTGACGGGTCGGAGCACGCCGAGACGTcagttccgcgtcttcccgtttccCGGGAAACGAtcgcggcgtcatggaggcgtttccctgttgccagggaaacgGACAACGCTTTCCGGACCTGGGAGGAAGAGAAAAGGAGCGGCGTgaaggagagccaggagagcggcgtgaaggagagccaggagagcggcgtggaggagagccaggagagcggcgtgaaggagagccaggagagcggcgtgaaggagagccaggagagcggcgtggaggagagccaggagagcggcgtgaAGGAGAACCCGAAGAGCGGCGTAAAGGAGAACCAGGAGAGCGGCGAGAAGGAGAGGACTGCCCAGGAGACCCTGACGAGGAGCcctcaagccagccacgaccccggagggtcgtggcttagcaaGGTACGGTTCCTTTTTAAAGGAACAGAGGCAATAAGGGGAGAAAATACGGGGAAGGGTGCTGGGGGAGAGGAgtggcagcaggaggaggggaggaaacagaAACAGCCCTGTTTGGGGAGAGGGCAGATCTAATTCCTCAAGTTTGGGAGCACTATAGcagaatagttccacagttggttaGTGCACGGTACACGGGTGTTGCGCACACTTTCCTATACCTTCACCTTCCCCCTCTGTTTGGGTGACACGGGAAAACACCTCAGAGTCCAAGGACGTAACCTagggttttgtttatttttccggtATTCCCCGAGAGCCAACCAGACACGGAGGGAATGAACGCCTGATAAGAGAAGGTCCGGAGAACGACCCGACGTGAAGAACCATATCTAGAAACACGTACCCTTGTGAAAGACTTTGCAATAAAGAGACCAGAGACCTTgagataaaaataaatattctatataCTCACCACGATTACGTCGtatcagtctggtttataccgtatagcctgtcacagtggtgtcagaagtgggattttggtcCCCGGGAAGGCTATAAAACGGTATACACCATGAGCGAGACCCCGTCTCTGGAAAACATGATCCAACAGTTGGCTGAAGGCCAGCGGcatttacagttggtgtgggaagcccaTCAACGAGAAGCCAAAGAGGATAGGGAGGCCCTACAGTCGGCATTGAAAAGCCAAGCCACTATCCTTGCAAACAATCAACTAGTACATGAAACCGCGATGAAGCGGTTGACTGAGACAATCGCTTCCAGCAAAGTCCACCCGAATGTTCCCAGTTCagtcctccaaaaatatcaggacGGTGAAGACCCGGATCCCTTTTTTACTAACTTCGAACGAGTAGCATCTTCAGCTCAATGGCCGGAAGAGAGATGGGGACAATATATTGCTCCCCTACTTACCGGGTTCATGCAAACCACATATCAGGCAGCCAATCCTGGGGGTACCACCTCGTACCAGGACATTAAAAAAAGCATTCTGGAACGAGTGGGCCACGACACGGAATACTACCGAGTTAAATTCCGCAAAGTAAAGTGGGGACTACATGAGGACCCTCGTACCTTCTATTTTAGGGTACAAGATCTGGCAATGAAATGGTTAGGTCCGATAGGATCTAACAGAGACGATGTCATAAAAACAGTCATCCTTGAGCAGTATTTAGACTCCCTTCCCCCCAGTACGaaaaactggataagacaacaccctaaGGTAGACACGGAACTGGCTATCGACTTAGCATGTGCATTTCACAGGTCCACCGAGGGGAGAGCCTTGCAACCGCGTCTTCCGGTAAAAACCCTCCCTCCAGTCCCAAAACCCGGTCCGAGACTTCCGGTAGATGACTCTTTCCAACGCAGACGGGCGGAAACACCTCCCCTGCAAGGccctcaatgttttaactgtggggaatgggggcatATAGCCCGGATCTGTCCCAGGAAAACCGAGGGAGTAGAACCGATGGAGATAGGAATAACGCGACACCGAGTTCTATGTACAGGAGGGGGCGACACTAAATTCAAACACTCTTTAACAGTCAATGGCCGTTCCCTTTCTGCCCTGATAGACTCGGGGTGTAGTCAATCTGTTATACGACGGGACTTGGTAGATCCAATTGATCCGAATACCCATCGATGGGTAaccatctgctgtatacacggCGACCAGGAACAGTACCCCCTGGTTACCGTAACCGTAGAGTGGGAGAAGCATCGAGACTGGCTTCCGATGGGTATAATGAACCACCTGATTGAAGAATGTATTATAGGCACTGACTATGTCCATTTTCAACAACTGTTACAGGAGGTCCAGATTCAGAAAGAAAGGTCTAAATGGCTAAACGAGGCTCCCTTTTCCAATGGTAGTATTGAGTGTCCTCCATACCGAAAAAAACTCTCCCGAcgcgagaaaagagatggaagaacCAAATACAGGGCAGAGCaagttactgacccacccatcaggGTTATAGCAGAAACCGAAGTTGTCCCTATCAGTTTCCGTCACAGTCAGAGGGAGGACCCGTCCCTAGTGAATGCCTGGAGAGACGCAAAGGTTGAGGAGaccgatgaggtgggtccctactttttgATACACAATAACCTATTATATAGAGTCAGCACTACAAGGGCAGGAGAACGTAAACGACAGTTGGTAGTCCCCGAGAGCTATCGGGATCAGGTTCTCTTCCTCGCACATAGtcagccagggggaggacatttcggtagggagaaaacagaagaatacctcctCAGGAAATTCTATTGGCCGGGTGTTTTTGCCCATATTAGAAAGTATTGTATACAGTGCCCTAGATGTCAGCTTACAGATCCTAGCCGACCCAGAAAAGCCCCTCTCATGCCCCTTCCTATCATTGAGGTTCCATTTAGCCGGGTGGGAATGGACCTAGTAGGGCCCCTGCTTCCATCCTCAAAAGGCCATACCTACATCCTGGTAATCGTAGATTATGCTACCCGTTACCCCGAGGCCCTGCCTCTGACCAGCATAACCACCAAATCCGTAGCGCAAGCTATGATAACGGTATTCAGCCGCACTGGATTTCCCCGTGAAATACTTACTGACCAGGGTACCCCCTTTATGTCCTCTTTGATGAAACAAATCTGTAAGGTACTGGGAATTACTCAGATCAAAACGGcagtctatcatccccaaacagatgggCTAGTGGAGCGCTATAACAAAACTATTAAgtcactgttaaaaaaaatagtcgatgagactgggagggattgGGACATCAAATTGCCCCTAGCTCTCTatgccattagaacccacga
Coding sequences:
- the LOC138278399 gene encoding germ cell nuclear acidic protein-like, with product MRICDRHETPALVTRLQSPVETLCLDNKNSFETVTVREPGKTVSVEGTDKRELTSARRETDNAFRTWEEEKRSGVKESQESGVKESQESGVEESQESGVKESQESGVKESQESGVEESQESGVKENPKSGVKENQESGEKERTAQETLTRSPQASHDPGGSWLSKVRFLFKGTEAIRGENTGKGAGGEEWQQEEGRKQKQPCLGRGQI